ACTCCAACGCCGCCATCGCCGCCCGGCTGTTCATCAGCGAGAGCGCCGTCGGCAAGCACTCGGCGAGCATCTTCGGCAAGCTCGGCATCACCGCCTCCGAGGAGACCAACCGCCGGGTCCTGGCTGTGCTGGCCTATCTGAACGGGTCCGCCCGTCCCTGACCCGCGCGGTCAGCGCTGCCCTGTCGCTACCGCCTCCGCCGCGTTCACCTCGCCTTTGATCGGGCACCAACTCCCTTCCCGCGCCTACGTTTTACAGGGACGTTTACTGTCGACTCATGCCCTTGCAAAGGATCGCGTTTTATTCATTGACAGCGAAAAAGAACCTCTCTAAGTTTCCGGCCATGCGTTCGGCCCCCCATCACGAGGCGGCCCCGGCGATGACGCCGGCCGCTTCCCTGGTCTTCACCACCCTGCTCTCCCACGGTCCGCTCACTCGGGCCGAGGTGGGGCGGCGGACCAGCCTCTCTCCGGCCGCCGTCACCAAGGCGGTTCGTCCGCTGATGGAACTCGGCTATCTGGTCGAGGGGGTGGACGAAGAGGCGCGGCCGGCGGTGGGACGACCGGCCAACCTCGTCTGGGTGGACGGGGGGAGGGCGTTGTTCATCGGGATCAAGGTGACCGGCGACGAGATCATCGCCGTCCTGGCCGATCTGTGCTGCCGTATCCGGATGGCCCGTCATGTACGGCTGACGGGCCGGGCGCCGGAGGCGGTGCTTCCCGTCCTCACCGCGCTGGTACAGGAGTTGCTCACGGAGGCCGACGGATTCGGTGTGCGGGTCCGTGGGCTGGGCATCGCGATCTCGGGGGACGTGGACCGCGGCGGTGGTGTGGTCCGTTACTCGCCCTTCCTGGAGTGGCGGGACGTTCCGCTCGCCGAGATCGCTGGGACCGCGACCGGTCTGTCGGTCACGGTCGACAACGACGTACGGGCGCTGACGGTGGCCGAGCACTGGTTCGGGGCCGGTGTCGGGCTCTCGGACTTCGCCCTGGTGACCGTGGGCGCCGGTATCGGTTGTGGCCTGGTGGTGCACGGGCGGGTGGTGTCGGGCGCGCACGGCGTGGCCGGCGAGATCGGACATCTGTCACTCGATCCGCACGGCCCGCCCTGCCACTGCGGCAACCGGGGATGTGTGGAGGCGATCGCCTCCGACCCCGCCATACTGCGCGCGGTGCGCGCGGCGACGGACCAGCCGGTGACCGATGCGGCCGATGCTCTGGCGCTGGCTCACAGGGGAGATCCCGCTGTCAGAGGGGTCTACGCACGGGCCGGTGAGGCGATCGGCCAGGCCATCGGCTTCTTGGTGAACATCCTCGGTCCCGAGCGGGTGATCATCTCCGGGGAGGGCCTGGCCGCGTACGACCTGGTCGCCGAGGGCATCCGGGACGCGTTCGCCGCGTCCGCCTTCGGTACCGCCGCGCGGTGCGATCTGACGACACGCCCCCTGCCCTTCGAGGAGTGGGCACGCGGGGCCGCGGCCACCGCAATCCAGTCCTTCATGGGATCGGGTATGTGGGAGGAGCAGCGATGAATGACGCCGCAGAGCCGCAGTCCGCTCACTGCCGTAACAGCCGGACACCGAACGGTGTTCCGGGGGCCGGCCGGTTTCGGGCCGCCGCCGTGGCCGTGCCGCTTCCGGCGCCCGCGGCGCGGGGGCCGGGTCCGGCCCCAGGACGGTGACCGATCCCATTTCACCCCGGCGAGTGGGCCCCATCCCCTCGCTCCTGATGCGCCTCCCTCTCTCCCCTGGTGTCCTGCCGGATACCCCGCCGGTTCCCTTCTCCTGACAACGCCCGTCCCCCACCGGGTGCCACCGCGCGATTTCCGCAGTAGCAGCTGCGTTCACCTCACCCCAGGAGGCGACCCATGCGGTCATCCCCGTACAGAGCCCTGCGCGGGGCCCTTCCCGGCTTCCCGCGCCGTACCGTCAGATCGATGCTGGTCCTGGCCGTCACGGCCGGACTCGCCACAGCGGTCCCGGCCGCCGCCCAGGCCGCGGCCGTGTCCCCCACATCCACGCCCCGGGCCCGCACCTCGTCCGCGGCCCCAAGCGTCACCGCCGCCGCGACCACAGCCGACGCCCCCTCCGAGACGGCGGCCAAGCCCTACATGGGCTGGTCCAGCTGGAGTATGCAGTCCTCCCAGTACCCGGGCCTGAACCCGTACGGCAATTACAGCTACCTGACCGAGGCGAACGTCCTGAAGCAGACGGACGCCCTCGCCACCACGCTGAAGAAGTACGGCTACGACTACGTCAACATCGACGCCGGCTGGTGGATGGACAAGAACTGGACGTCCGAGTTCGACCAGTACGGCCGGCAGACGCCCGACCCGGTCCGGTTTCCCCACGGTATGAAGTCGGTCGCCGACCACATTCACGCCAAGGGTCTCAAGGCCGGCATCTACCTGCCCGTCGGCCTGGAGAAGGGGGCGTACGGCGGGGGCAAGGCGCCGATCCGGAACGCCCCCGGCTGTACCACCGCGGACGTCGTCTACCCGGATCTGCGCACCACCAACGGCTGGGACAGCGCGTACAAGCTGGACTTCGGCAACCCGTGCGCCCAGAAGTACATCGACTCGCAGGCGCGGATGCTCGCGGACTGGGGCTACGACTTCCTGAAGCTGGACGGCGTGGGCCCGGGCTCTTTCAAGTCCGGGGACAACTACGACAACGTCGCGGACGTCGCCGCCTGGCACCGGGCAATCGCCGCCACCGGCCGCCCGATCCACCTGGAGATCTCCTGGTCGCTCGACATCGGTCACGCGGCCGACTGGAAGAAGTACTCCGATGGCTGGCGCATCGACACCGACGTCGAGTGCTACTGCAACACCCTGGTCAGCTGGGAGCACTCGGTCAACGTCCGGTGGAACGACTCCCCCGCGTGGAGCCACAAGGCGGGCCCGGGCGGCTGGAACGACCTCGACGCGATCGATGTCGGCAACGGGGCGATGGACGGCCTCACCAAGGCCGAACGGCAGAGCTATATGACGCTGTGGGCCATCAACAAGTCACCTCTGTTCACCGGCGACGACCTCACCCAGCTGGACGGCTACGGCCTCTCCCTCCTGACCAATCAGGAAGTCATCGCCGTCGACCAGAACACCTCGCCCGTCGCACGTCCGGTCACCCCGATGGGCGACCAGCAGGTGTGGGGAACCAAGAACTCCGACGGCACCTACACCGTCGCCCTGTTCAACCTGGGCAACTCGCCGTCCGCCGTCACCGCCGACTGGGCTTCCTTCGGCTTCACCGGCGCGGCCTCCGTACGCGATCTGTGGAACCACCACAACCTCGGGACGTACAAGAAGAGGATCACCGCGACGCTGCCCGCACACGGTTCACGGCTCTTCGCCGTGAGGCCCGGCAGCAAGCTGCCGACCACCGGCTATGAAGCCGAGTCCGCGGACAACACCCTGACCGGCAACGCCTCCGTCGCCGCATGCGACGTATGTTCCGGCGGCAAGAAGGTCGGCAATCTTTACCTCGACAGCAAGCTGCAGTTCAACGACATCACGGTGAAGAAGGACGGCATATACACCGTCAACGTCGCCTACGTCAGCGGCGACCCCCGCTCCGTGACCGTCTACTCCAACAGCGGCAACGGCACCAGCCTGAAGTTCCCCTCCACCGGCGACTGGAGCACGGTCGACACCGTCAGCGTCCAGTTGGCCCTCAAGGCGGGCTCCAACACCATCACGTTCGACAGCGGCTGGGACTACGCACCTGACATCGACAGGATCGACGTCCCCAAGACCCTCTGACGCTCTCGCGGGTCCCGGGGACGCGACCGGGACCCGCGGCCCGCGCACCCTCCCCGCACGTGCCGTTCCCCGGACATGGAGTGCACACGTGGATACTCAGCACACCGCATCGCGCGACAACCACCCGAGCCGCAGAGGCTTTCTCGCCCTCGCCGCCGCAACCGGTACGGCCGCCGCCCTCGGCGGACTGCCCGTCTTCACCGCCGCGGCGGCCCCGGCCCGGCTCACCTCCTCGCCCCTGTTGTCGCCGGCCGCCGCCGCGAAGAACCAGCTGTGGTGGCAGGCTCCCGGTTCCTCCGACTCGATGATCCGCCAGGGTCTGCCGGTCGGAAACGGGCGCCTCGGAGCACTCGCGAGCAACGACCCCTCCAGTGAACTGCTGGCGATCACCGACGCGTCCCTGTGGACCGGTGGTCTCAACGACACCCTGCAGAGCGACGGCCAGTTCCCCTACGGCCGGGACGACTTCGGCTCCCTGACCATGCTGGCCGAGCTCACCGTCGACATCCCCGGGCACGACCTGGGCGCCGTCGACAACTACCGTCGCACACTGGACCTGGCCCAGGGCCTCGTCAGCGCGTCGTACGACCTGTCCGGTGTCACCTACCAGCGGCAGATCTTCGCCAGCCGCCCCGACGACGTCATCGTCCTGCACTTCTCCCAGCAGGGCGGCGGCACCTACACCGGCACCGTCTCCGTCGCCGGCACCCACGGCGAGTCCACCACGGCGGGCGGCACCGGGCCCTGTGCCTCGTTCGGCGCCTCCCTCGCCAACGGGCTGAAGTACGGCGCTGCCGTCACGGCCCGCAGCAGCAGCGGGAAGGTCGCGGTGGACGGTGCGTCGGTCTCTTTCAGCGGCTGCAAGGACCTCACCGTCGTCTTCAGCGGCGGCACCAACTACGCGCCGGACGCGGCCGCCGGGTTCCGTGATCCGTCCCTGGATCCGGAGCGCCTCGCACGCACCAAGGTGCTCGACGCGGCGGGCCATTCCGCGACCACCCTGCTGCACACCCATGTCGCCGACTTCCGCCCGGTGTTCGAGCAGCTGGGCATCAACCTCGGTACGTCGTCCGCCGCGCAACGCAGGCTGGACACCTGGCAACGGGTGCAGGCCCGCTACCGGGACGACGTCCCGGATCCCGAACTCGAGGCGGCCTACCTGCAGTTCGGCCGCTATCTGATGATCTCCGGGTCGCGCGGCACCCTGCCGATGGGTCTGCAGGGACCGTGGCTGGACGGCAACGACCCGGACTGGATGGGTGACTACCACACCGACATCAACGTCCAGATGAACTACTGGATGGCCGACCGCGCCGGCCTGTCCGACTGCTTCGACGCCTTCACGGACTACTGCCTCGCCCAGCTGCCCTCCTG
The genomic region above belongs to Streptomyces sp. CG1 and contains:
- a CDS encoding ROK family protein — encoded protein: MRSAPHHEAAPAMTPAASLVFTTLLSHGPLTRAEVGRRTSLSPAAVTKAVRPLMELGYLVEGVDEEARPAVGRPANLVWVDGGRALFIGIKVTGDEIIAVLADLCCRIRMARHVRLTGRAPEAVLPVLTALVQELLTEADGFGVRVRGLGIAISGDVDRGGGVVRYSPFLEWRDVPLAEIAGTATGLSVTVDNDVRALTVAEHWFGAGVGLSDFALVTVGAGIGCGLVVHGRVVSGAHGVAGEIGHLSLDPHGPPCHCGNRGCVEAIASDPAILRAVRAATDQPVTDAADALALAHRGDPAVRGVYARAGEAIGQAIGFLVNILGPERVIISGEGLAAYDLVAEGIRDAFAASAFGTAARCDLTTRPLPFEEWARGAAATAIQSFMGSGMWEEQR
- a CDS encoding glycoside hydrolase N-terminal domain-containing protein, producing the protein MDTQHTASRDNHPSRRGFLALAAATGTAAALGGLPVFTAAAAPARLTSSPLLSPAAAAKNQLWWQAPGSSDSMIRQGLPVGNGRLGALASNDPSSELLAITDASLWTGGLNDTLQSDGQFPYGRDDFGSLTMLAELTVDIPGHDLGAVDNYRRTLDLAQGLVSASYDLSGVTYQRQIFASRPDDVIVLHFSQQGGGTYTGTVSVAGTHGESTTAGGTGPCASFGASLANGLKYGAAVTARSSSGKVAVDGASVSFSGCKDLTVVFSGGTNYAPDAAAGFRDPSLDPERLARTKVLDAAGHSATTLLHTHVADFRPVFEQLGINLGTSSAAQRRLDTWQRVQARYRDDVPDPELEAAYLQFGRYLMISGSRGTLPMGLQGPWLDGNDPDWMGDYHTDINVQMNYWMADRAGLSDCFDAFTDYCLAQLPSWTDLTQRLFNSPANRYRNSSGKTAGWTVAISTNPYGGGGWWWHPAGNAWLCHNLFEHYSYTQDRAYLDRIYPLLKGAVEFWEARLITTTVTDASGASREVLIADSDWSPEQGPVDAKGITYAQELVWNLFGNYRTATQVLGRDSTYSATVDGLRQRLYLPVVSPKTGWLEEWMSPDNLGETTHRHLSPLFGLFPGDRIRPDDSTPKDILAGATALLTARGMNSYGWANAWRSLCWARLKNAEKAYQLVITNLRPSVGGGNGSAPNLFDIMDMGQGRGIFQIDANFGTPSAMIEMLLYSRPGHVELLPALPAAWAASGSVSGVGVRGGFVADLRWKNGKFTQLTLRSVGGRDTTVFADGSSRSISLKPGESVTLRTFG
- a CDS encoding carbohydrate-binding protein, whose product is MRSSPYRALRGALPGFPRRTVRSMLVLAVTAGLATAVPAAAQAAAVSPTSTPRARTSSAAPSVTAAATTADAPSETAAKPYMGWSSWSMQSSQYPGLNPYGNYSYLTEANVLKQTDALATTLKKYGYDYVNIDAGWWMDKNWTSEFDQYGRQTPDPVRFPHGMKSVADHIHAKGLKAGIYLPVGLEKGAYGGGKAPIRNAPGCTTADVVYPDLRTTNGWDSAYKLDFGNPCAQKYIDSQARMLADWGYDFLKLDGVGPGSFKSGDNYDNVADVAAWHRAIAATGRPIHLEISWSLDIGHAADWKKYSDGWRIDTDVECYCNTLVSWEHSVNVRWNDSPAWSHKAGPGGWNDLDAIDVGNGAMDGLTKAERQSYMTLWAINKSPLFTGDDLTQLDGYGLSLLTNQEVIAVDQNTSPVARPVTPMGDQQVWGTKNSDGTYTVALFNLGNSPSAVTADWASFGFTGAASVRDLWNHHNLGTYKKRITATLPAHGSRLFAVRPGSKLPTTGYEAESADNTLTGNASVAACDVCSGGKKVGNLYLDSKLQFNDITVKKDGIYTVNVAYVSGDPRSVTVYSNSGNGTSLKFPSTGDWSTVDTVSVQLALKAGSNTITFDSGWDYAPDIDRIDVPKTL